The following are from one region of the Bos mutus isolate GX-2022 chromosome 18, NWIPB_WYAK_1.1, whole genome shotgun sequence genome:
- the ZNF671 gene encoding LOW QUALITY PROTEIN: zinc finger protein 671 (The sequence of the model RefSeq protein was modified relative to this genomic sequence to represent the inferred CDS: inserted 5 bases in 4 codons; deleted 3 bases in 3 codons; substituted 3 bases at 3 genomic stop codons) — MLEILALLASLGIIPTRXHFIMXLEQREEPCMPAQVEMTPATEKEPHMERGVWTQRRVGCQNHCHGVEAEAASSEQTVSLEGMSPFRTPVAGLKTQPYDMSGPVSKDIFHLLNNQEGKARQKPHKCEAYGRQFWFSADLHQHQKHSGEKFSQHNGEKFFRKDETRDSXKSYRICVMEQIYECGEGRMHMPATSDLQHWVSHDRMKPHMSTRCGGALGTGQKIKKCSEYGKAFTXKHTLARHQRIHTGERPHVCSKCGKFFSQSCDLFKHQTIHTGERPYRCNECMKFFRQVSGLLEHRRVHTXERLFQCNTCRKFFSSKSNLIQHQEVHTGARPYMCSECGKVFNCKHTLILHQRTHTGEKPYECSECGKTFSQSSHLNVHWQVHXSDYKCRKCGKAFSCISKLIQHQKVHSGEKLYECSRCGKAFAQRPNLTQHWKVHMGARAYVCSDYGXEFNCKCMLVLHQRTHTGEEP, encoded by the exons ATGCTGGAGATCTTGGCACTTTTAGCCTCCCTGG GAATCATACCCACCAGATGACACTTCATCATGTagctggagcagagggaggagcCCTGTATGCCTGCCCAGGTGGAGATGACTCCAGCCACAGAGAAAGAGCCTCATATGGAACGTGGTGTGTGGACACAGAGAAGAGTGGGATGTCAAA ATCATTGCCATGGAGTGGAGGCTGAGGCTGCTTCCTCCGAGCAGACtgtttctttagaaggaatgtcACCATTTAGGACTCCTGTGGCAGGTCTGAAGACCCAGCCATATGACATGTCTGGCCCAGTATCAAAAGACATCTTTCAT CTACTGAATAACCAGGAGGGGAAGGCCAGGCAGAAGCCACACAAGTGTGAGGCCTATGGGAGACAGTTCTGGTTCAGTGCAGACCTCCATCAGCACCAGAAACACAGTGGAGAGAAATTCTCC CAGCACAATGGAGAGAAATTCTTCAGGAAGGATGAGACCAGGGACTC GAAAAGCTACAGAATCTGTGTGATGGAGCAGATCTATGAATGCGGTGAAGGCAGAATGCACATGCCAGCCACCTCTGACCTTCAGCATTGGGTGTCTCATGACAGAATGAAG CCCCACATGAGCACTAGGTGTGGGGGAGCCCTTGGTACTGgacagaagattaaaaaatgcAGTGAATATGGGAAAGCATTCACCTAGAAACACACACTTGCTCGACACCAGAGAATCCACACTGGAGAGAGACCTCATGTGTGCAGCaagtgtgggaaattcttcagcCAAAGCTGTGACCTTTTCAAACATCAGACCATACACACCGGTGAAAGGCCTTACAGATGCAATGAATGCATGAAATTTTTCAGACAGGTCTCTGGCCTGCTTGAACACAGGCGAGTTCACA GAGAAAGGCTCTTTCAGTGCAATACCTGCAGAAAATTCTTTAGCAGCAAGTCAAACCTCATTCAACACCAGGAGGTTCACACAGGAGCAAGGCCATACatgtgcagtgaatgtgggaaagtgTTCAACTGCAAACACACACTGATTCTGCACCAGAGAACtcacactggagaaaagccctatGAGTGCAGCGAATGTGGGAAGACCTTCAGCCAAAGCTCCCACCTTAATGTACACTGGCAAGTCC ACAGTGACTACAAGTGCAGgaaatgtgggaaagccttcagttGCATCTCTAAACTCATTCAGCACCAGAAGGTTCATTCTGGAGAAAAGCTTTATGAGTGTAGCAGGTGTGGGAAGGCCTTTGCTCAAAGGCCGAACCTTACTCAGCACTGGAAGGTTCACATGGGAGCAAGAGCTTATGTTTGCAGTGACTACG AAGAATTCAACTGCAAATGCATGCTTGTTCTCCACCAGAGGACTCATACTGGAGAAGAACCGTGA